The nucleotide sequence CACAGTAAATACTGTGTGATAATAAGCAGAATTAAGCAGCTAATCTATCTATTATCTGGCAGTTAAAATGTTCTGTAACTcatcaataaaaacaagcaaaacacacaatatgATAAGTCTATGATGTTTAAGAATGAGTTTCCACTAATAAACTTTTATATCTACAATCCTCTTTACTTGATACACAACAACTGTTGGAAACACACCCCGGTTCCCCTGCCCTGAGGGCAGAGCGGGAGTCTTGGCATGGCTCAGTGGGATCTGGTCTGTGGGTGGCTCCTTATAAAGGAGGAGTTCCTGTTTCGAGgtctctcactctctgctccacagaatgactgacactgctgctgctgctgtttaatCAATGAGCTAACTGGAGCTCACTGTGCAATCCGGTCCTCTGCTGGTCCTGCTACCTTTTTCAAGTCTGCATTTTGGGCTGCTTTTGAAATATTAGAAATTGCTGCATATCTAAAGGAGGTTTGACTGTGAGTTGATGTGAAGACAATTGTTCAGTTGTTTTAAGGATATACTCCACTTTTACAACAAATGTTTTGAAACTTAGCAGATAAAATATTTGGATGCAAAAACTTTTGCACCCTGATTTGATGTAGAAACTACTTTTGTGGACAGTaaaattgattttgatttttgttgttgctttttttctccacagcTGGGACGAGGATGTTCCCCTCCTCTACACTGGTGCTGCTGGTCACAGCGCTGACCAGCATCTGGGCCCAAGACTTATATGAAGAGAGGAAAAGTAACAAGAAATCTAGGGTCAAACTTCAGGCTGCAAATATTCATGACGGACAAGGTAGGATTAgcaatgaatgaaaaataagtgaatgaaaatacttttattcttattcttaaaACAGTATTTGGTGCAATAAATTCAGCATCATGTTGCCTCGCTATTGTATTCATGAACTGCGCATGTCTCACTAGTCTGCAGCATTGTGTGAAGATTTACAGattggtaaaagaaaaaagcatcaacttaaattaaaatgaaatcagtCAGTAAACGTAACACTTTAAAAGCATGTTATATTGTCAATAGCAAGTCCTTCATCctgttttgtgtgcacacagccaTCCTAGATGAGGACTGTAGCTTGGAACTCTCCTTCCTTCTGGACAGCTCCGAGAGCGCCAAGGACAATCATGAGCAGGAAAAACAGTTCACCATGAATGTGGTGGACAGACTCCAGGGGGCACGGCTGCAGACCGGCCGCAGCTTGAGCTTCAGAGTAGCTCTGTTGCAATACAGCAGTCATGTTATCACAGAGCAAACCTTCAGAGACTGGAAAGGCACAGAGAACTTCAAAACCCGTATATCTCCCATCATCTACATCGGGCATGGCACCTACACCACCTATGCCATTACTAACATGACCAGGATCTACCTGGAGGAATCCAGCCCTGGCAGCATCAAAGTAGCCGTGCTGCTCACTGATGGTATTTCCCACCCGAGGAACCCTGACATTTTCTCTGCTGTTGCTGATGCTAAGAACCAGGGCATCAAATTCTTCTCTTTGGGTATCACTCGGACGGCCAAAGAGCCAGCCAATGTAGCCCAGCTCCGCCTACTCGCCAGCTCCCCGGCCTCCCGCTTCCTCCATAATTTACAGGATGAAGACATTGTTGAAAAAATCGTCACTGAGATTGTGAGTATAACACCCCATCTTTCAGCAGACACCACTGAGAAGAAAAGTGATGTATTTGCTTTGAACAGGGATCTTTTCACAGTTGACACATGGACGGGCTTGTTCAGGTATTCATATAGAGATGGAATGATGACAATGCTCTGgagaaacaaatgaaagaatttGAAGCTTTTTACACAGCTTTACAGAAATACTGTCTGTCATCTGCATGATCTCCCAGGATTCCTAGAATTTCTATATACAGTAACACATGACTTGAATTTAGTCATCTATTCATAACACCGTCACTATAACTCATCATCTCAAAGAGCTTAAGAAGAAGTTGTTCTGAATGTTTTATTCAGGAATTTTATGTGTCTACatcagtttttcttctttcacGTTCAAGTGCCTACACAAGAGGTGAGGACTCGAGTCACAGGACATGGACTTGAGTTAAAATTgaatcacaaatttgatgaattTAGACTCGACTTGACAGGGCGAAACAGTGGTACAGTGATTAGCAtcgtcacctcacagcaagagggttcctgagGTGGGGGGTTCAAactcagggtgggggagcccttctgtgtggaatttgcatgttctccccatgtcagcttggcttttctccaggttctccggtttcctcccacagacGAAGACACTCAAGTTAAATTAactagtgactctaaattggctgtaggtgtgaatggttttctgtctctatgtgacagctctgcaatagtctggcagcctgtccagggtgcaccctgaCTCTCACCCACTATCAGCTGGTATAGGCTCTAGCCCCtctgtgacccccaacaggataagcggttacagaaaattaatgaattgacaaAATCAAATAAGATTTGCAACTTTAcagacttgagccttttgacttatATATACTTGATACCTTACCTACCAACTTTTGAGAAAACTTGTTTAAGCAAATTAATACagaattttaattatttatttttttaaattaattatttattttattattttattcctgACTCTGTAGATTAGATACagtattactctgttgttaaaattacATAACATTTGCTGAGAGGACTTGTGACTTGTTAAGGACTCCACACTCAAAGTTTAGGATTTAGGACTTAACTCGGGACTGTCTTGATTCAGGACTTAAGTGCAAAGACTtaagacttacttgtgacttggaAATCACTGAGCACGTTTACATGcgcacaataatcagataactgggaataatcaggtaatggtaataatccgatttgacgcgtttacatgcacttcaataatctgataatcagaaaaacctggcttacatgattcagtccttcagttggatttctcctcaagtacatgacataaaactcaaacttcctgttacagtaggtACTCATATCCTTGAAAAACCTCGAAAAGTACGCAAGTCATATATTTCCAAAATAAAGCACTCAACATGCTGACAGCTTATATTCTTACAatactgtttgttttatcattaacaaatacatgtgagagcattctaatgtgtagtttatcaatgtggagccaattttacatactttgggtAGATTCGTAGTAAAGGTACTGCAAAGTGCAATATACAAGTGTATTGTATATAAACTTGTCACACAAAGTACCTAACAtataagtaagataaaataaaagtgacaatttaaacactgagaatataaaaatatattattttatgtaaaatctttatctgaaaggaaacaaaagctgtcagattaacGTAGTGGAATAGAAAGTACAAtgtttccctctaaaatgtagtggagtgggagTCTAAAATAGCAAAACCCAaaagaaaccagattaaagggtatacatgcaccgaataatctgactattggggaaaaagctagatgtgtttatctgatttctgataatggcttttatctgataaagcctattggattatgctgtttacatgaccacttgaataatcaggtaactccagaaatcagataatgatcggtttattagtgtgcatgtaaccGCGCTCcagtgacttggtcccacctctaaCCTTTGTTTCTATTAGATAGTTTTACAGACATGTATTTTGGGGCATTAAATTATCAGAACTAATCTGCATCACTAAGCAACAACTTAACAAATCTCATTACAGACTGCAATATTGGTATAATACAGATTCAATCAGATATTCAccatcttttgttttctttgcagaCTGGCTTGGCTGATGAAGGAGTAAGTATCATTACAATCGGAAAATCTTTTGACATTCAATAATGTGTAATTCGGTGAGGGGGTGTAGAATTAGATTCATGTCAGCTTAGCAAACATGTCTCTTTTTCTGAAGTGCCCTCTGGCTCAGAGATGTGCTTGtgagaaaggagagaggggaCCAAGCGGGCCTGCGGTGAGTATTTAGCCTCAAACTTTTCATAATTTCCCACAAGTAAGGTGCAGTTTCCTTTGAAGTGTCATGGGTGAGAAGAAGGGATTTTCCTGAAATCTTGTGCAGAGAGATCTGAAGTGATCCTGATATTTTAAAGAATGGTAATTGTGCATTTTTGAACCATCAGGATAATTACTTGCTCTTTTTTCCTGAGCGTTGCTTGCAAACATTTGCGCAAGGAGAGTAAACTGACAGGTGGTCCTGTACCACATTCTAATAGCAAACCTATGGCAACAGGAGAAGATAATCAAAGGCTGTGGTCTGCTGTTCACAGAGAAATATGTTTGTTGTGCCCAGTCTCAGCCAGTTATTGTGCATTTCTCATGTAATATAAGATGTCCCCATGGAAACCAGAGGCACCACGTTTAGAGCACCACTTCCTATAAAACTGGACCTTTGGCCACCATTAATCTCACACCCCTCCTGCCACGGTCAGTTACACGAGGATAGAGGAACTGTACTAAGGAGCACCAGATATTACACATCATTTCAGAGTAATGCTAGActcctacacacacattttcaatcaTATGCAAACTTCCTCCCaagcccctctctctcctcccagaTAATCTACAGCTCAGGTAATGTCAAGCTTTCCAGTGACCTGGCAGATAATCatgctgctgacagacagctgcatGGCCATTAACCAGGTGCTTTCTCCTCTGAGAGATTCTTCAAATTCTTACACTCAGACAAGGAGGATCTCATAATTGCTTTCATTAGTTTAATGGCCACAAACTAGTGATTTTTGGTGGATAGCAATTGACACACGCTGTCCAGGTGCAACTCGTGACGATGACCCCTGGCCCTGTGGACAAGACGCCTCATGCCCACCTATGGCTTCAAGTGTCTTACAGCCCTCACACGCATGTCTGTAACACACATTTAGATATGAGTCCAATTACACTTTTCCATCTGTCTTTCTCAAACAATGCCTGccttgaaacaaacaaacccttACACTTTCACTTTAGTCAAGGTAACATTTAATTTCTGGTTATGGGTCACAGCCCTGTTTGTCTTTAGTGATTTAAAGGCGCACACCAAAAGGTGAGCAAAATGTCAGTGGAAGAAATTAGTCAACTTAAGCCTGACTTCGTTTCATTCCTCAGGGGAAAAAAGGTCGCTCTGGAGAAGATGGAGCCCCGGGGCTTAAAGGGCAAAAGGTGCGTGTACTATGAATTTCTTAGCTGGAGGGGCTCTTTCAAGTGTTATAAAACAGCCGAGCCAATTTAAAATTCTGTTTGAGTTTTGAAAGACATTGTCAGGAGTAAATTGTTAagtatttggtaaaaaaaaaaaaatgtttgtaatgtTTATAATAGTAGTAAACAATGGCTCATTTGGCTCAATGGCTCAATTGTGAATTCTTATCTATGATTATAATATGTATCCTAGTGATTTGTAACAGATATGCCAATTTTAGTAATATTCttaattaattatatatttgtattttattattaagaCATACAGTATTTAGCCTATACAATAAAACATTACCTGCTTTACTGCATTTGGAACTTTTGAGGTCATGAGGATAAAGAAGTTGTCATTATTGTCACTGTACAAGTACGAGATTCATTTCGCATCTGCATATTGATGCTATGATAAATAAGgtgaaaaaaatacaagcaAAAGTAGCTGTGAGGTAGCAGTAACATTATAATAGTATTGGGCAGTATTAAATTGTGCAAATAGCCCAGTTTTGCAAAGCAGCATCAATACCAGAACAGTTCAAACAGAATACACAGTGTAAAAATCACAGTATGGGTAAGTGTATCATTAACAATGAATACATAATTTAGTCCAAAAAGATAGTTATCTATTCAACGGGTAAGTATTAGGATGTACGCAAAAAACAAACTCTGTAGTGCTCTTGAAGAAATAAGGGTCTGAAATCTTCATATTTGTACTAAAATCAAACTCACTGACATTATTATCTGATTACAAACGTATTTATCCAGCACAATTTCTGCTAACACTagtagcttttcttttttttccctcatcaCCCATTTCTAGTGGAGTACCACAAGGTTTCATTTTaggccatctttttttttcattttgttcccATTGGGCGTTATTATTATAAAACACTtatcactgtcacactgacgATAAGTAGATGCACCTCCCCTTGAAATCTGTGACGTCTATTATTGACCAAGCCCTATAAGATTCTTTTAGAGGTGGCTGGATTGATAAAACTTCTGGCTCTGATTTCTGGCTCTTGAGCCGTGAATAGTAatttaacaaacattttttggccCCTGTCCTCAAGTCAGTGCcagatatttatatttacatgtttttatttcttgacACCTTAACTGTTGTACACAATGTATATGTAAGTTACTCAGTCAGCCTTGGCAGCCTGTATCTGCACCTAGACGATAGTTTACCCTCACATCCCTTTTATCTGCATTTTTATATTGTAGCCAATACCTTAGTTTTTATGCCTACATAGTTATTAATGTTACTATATGGCTTTTTATATTCTGTCTATTTTATTGCTTGTGTTTATGTTCACGTgcttttgtatttgttgtttttttctctataTCGAAAATAATACTGGCTGATCATGAAACACTAATGTTGAATTAGAATATGATTATTAAATTATGAATAATCTTAAACAACTAAGTTATTCGACATCAGCTCATTATTTAACTCATATTCCTTCTATGTTTTGGGGCTTAAAGAActtaaacacattcattttgaaatgtgtcTTCAGtccattaatgttgttgtttcagtAGGTAGGACTTTAGTTAAAtggaagatgtttttttttttcattctttttgtttctcttctaaACCTGTTTATACCTGCAATATCagactgtttttctgtcttgaGGTGTTTGCTTTATAGTAGTTGTAACTTGTATTGATATAATAAATCTTTCTGTCACATCAGGGTGAAGCAGGATTAAGTGGTCTACCTGGGCGAGAGGGTGCTGAGGTAAATGTCACCATTCATGAACAAAATTAAGACACTATTAATTAttgtctctgtggtttgtttatGCATGACATCTCATTAATTTTACTCACAGGGAAAACCAGGTTACAAAGGAGAGAAGGTATGTGATTTAGACAAATGACAATGATAACCTGTTAGTTTGTTGGAAACAATGCAAGTCTGTGCAGTACTTGTCTTTTCTACACAGGGTGAGAGGGGTGAGTGTGGCACTCCAGGAATCAAAGGAGACAGGGTACAACAGCACTGTTGACACCACACATACTGAATATtatgtttccactttaaaattCCTGCTTACTGTACATGCTGTGTTTGGTCTCATGGTCTTTCTCCTACCTGTTTGATGTGCTTCAGGGTCCTGAGGGTCCAGGTGGAACAAGAGGACTTAGAGGTCTGCAGGTCAGTAATATTTCAGTAGTAAAATATGCCAATCATGTATTTTTACAGCTTGTCTTTGGTAGTTAACACATGATATTGTTTTAACAAGCAAACAAGAAACAGAAGAGATGTGTTTAACTTAAGACAGAGATAGTCAGGTGTGACATTCTAGACAAATACATAGGTGTGTATTGTTAAAAGCACTCACTGGACTGCTGTATGTGTAAGTAAAATTTTAAAAGGAAACGCTCTTTTACTACAGAAAATAGCCGTAGAAATCACCATATCATGTCAAACACCCATGCACACCGACATATCTTAATTTTTATGGATGTTTCTTTATTAAtaactgtactgtatgttgtttCTGCGCAGGGGATACCAGGACCACATGGAGACCTTGGCCCAGAGGGTCCTCAGGGAAAGCAGGTCAGCCCCTTTTAGAGCAACTTTTACTTACCTCATCATGCACATCTGCTGTGACCTTTACATTTCCTTTATGATTAGCTTAAACTAGAGGTTGGAGCTTTACCACCCCAGTCTTTACTGTGCAGCACATGGGGCCTGTTTGTCTGCTAATAAACATGTGTGAACACAATGAGTCAAAGTCTTCCCCATCATTACTGTTATTCACCCGCATAGGGATGAGCCATCAGCAAAAAATCTCACTACAGGTTCATCTAATATTCTCCTTGTATCCTGTTTCTAAATACAGACTAGGAAGTGCCTACAGCATTGTCAGCTACTCAAACAAGACCTGCAATTAATAACATACAAGGAAAGTCGGTGTATGCTCAGTGTCTCGCCATGTAGGGACATGTACTGTAGGAAGCATTTGCAAAGATAAACAGGACTCCTAGTGGGTCCCTATGTAGTataatgtgtgtatatgtccCTAAAAAGACTGTAGGACCTTCTTTTTCACATATTAattttatatgtatatactgctacacaaaatacatatttaaatgtGCAACTTAAGTGTGCCTCTTACTCCACAGTCCTCACAATCAAATGACCATGATTGAAAAAGTAAACTGTCACTCTAAAGTTAATCACTAAGGTTATAGTAAAATGTAGTAAAATGTACATATTCTGTTAAAACAAGCAGAATTATTAAATTGCGGCTATTTGGATTTTCTCCTTTAGTTTTTGAATAAAAGTTACTTTAAGACCAAgctattttttttgtaatttatttaaacTTTGATGTAGTAAAAAGCCTCCAGCAGTTCTTTGTTAATTTGACACACTGTTGTTTGGGGTTTCTTGAACTGTGAGACACAACTGGAGCTCTTATCTGTCCTGACCTGCAGGATGAGATCAAATATCTCATTCACTACAAAGAGGATTTACAGCATTATTTTCAGCTTCAAAGCAGCATCTTATCTgcgtgtgtccgtgtgtgtgtgtgtttgtaggtgtgtatgtgtatgcttGTTTATATAGTACAATCAAATTCAGTTCTGGGTTTGGTAATACTTCTCAGGGGTGCAACTTAGTGTTTATTTGATAAATGAAAGACaccaaaagtttaaaaatagagagcttaaagagacagaaaagtcaTGTCCTTTTGTCATATTATGCATGCTTTAAGTGCCACTTCACATTAGTGTTGCATGTAATTGCTGTATGTTTGTCATCACAGGGTGAACGTGGCCCACCTGGCCCTCCAGGAATTCAGGGGGAAACTGGTGTTGGACTTCCTGGACCAAAAGTAAATAGTGTTATGATTTATCTTCTGAATATCTCCCTATACTTTCTGAttgcatgtctttgggtttttccttattaaataaagttaatttatAAATCTGCAGGGTGACATCGGATTCCAGGGCCGACCAGGTCCTCCTGGCCCCCATGGTTTGGGTGAACCTGGCCTTCCTGTAAGTTAAGAAGAAACAGAGTCTGTTCTGTCCTGAAGTgtttgatgtgtctgtgtctgtgatttatatatgtgtgttgtTTATAAGCAGTTGTGATCTAAGAAAGCCCACATAGGTGCTTTGACCTGAATCTGGGTGACATATTGTACACTCTGTTTACAGGGACCTCAAGGACCACAAGGTGTTACAGGGGAAAAAGGACCCCAGGGCGAGGGGTTTCCTGGACCAAAGGTATTATTTTGAGTCTATAAACAGAGAACTCATCAAAACAATGATAACATTGTCTAGATCAAAACTGGAACATACCACAACACTTTGCTAAAGTTCTCCATAGGGTAGACCAGAAAGACACAAGATGTTcttccaaaacaaaaacaaaaaatgacaaagtcGACACCTGACACATCtggtgtgtgggatttagtggcatctagtggtgaggttgcataACTGAAACTTCTGGTCaggttctgggctactgtagaacaacatggcagacttcaTAGGAGAGGCCTGCTCGTATATAGAtcaaaacagctcattctaaggtaacgaaaacaaaacagttcttattttcaggtgattacaaactaatgaaaaccaggctatgaatattatattccatatctGTCGATAGatacccctaaatcctacacactcgAACtataaaggtatactatgcaggaattgtcggTTAATATTTGTAGACAGTAccaccagtgaaagtgaaagccaaccccacaTTCACTCGCTTGGTGTTACACTTCGCCTACACCTTTTATAAAGTACCAACCTCACCTGTTCGCTGTCTTCGACAttgtcccaaacacagcaaaataagaagaaagtaagaaaatacaggcaacGAGCAGAGTCNNNNNNNNNNNNNNNNNNNNNNNNNNNNNNNNNNNNNNNNNNNNNNNNNNNNNNNNNNNNNNNNNNNNNNNNNNNNNNNNNNNNNNNNNNNNNNNNNNNNNNNNNNNNNNNNNNNNNNNNNNNNNNNNNNNNNNNNNNNNNNNNNNNNNNNNNNNNNNNNNNNNNNNNNNNNNNNNNNNNNNNNNNNNNNNNNNNNNNNNNNNNNNNNNNNNNNNNNNNNNNNNNNNNNNNNNNNNNNNNNNNNNNNNNNNNNNNNNNNNNNNNNNNNNNNNNNNNNNNNNNNNNNNNNNNNNNNNNNNNNNNNNNNNNNNNNNNNNNNNNNNNNNNNNNNNNNNNNNNNNNNNNNNNNNNNNNNNNNNNNNNNNNNNNNNNNNNNNNNNNNNNNNNNNNNNNNNNNNNNNNNNNNNNNNNNNNNNNNNNNNNNNNNNNNNNNNNNNNNNNNNNNNNNNNNNNNNNNNNNNNNNNNNNNNNNNNNNNNNNNNNNNNNNNNNNNNNNNNNNgtcatagtatagcatgtcgtccaaaaccatgaaataaaagtcatagtatagtatgtcgtccaaaattatgataaagtcatagtatagtatgtcgtccaaaatcatgaaaaaaagtcatagtatagtatgtcatataaaaccatgaaaaaaagtcatagtatagcatttcgtccaaaaccatgaaaaaaagtcatagtatagcatgtcgtccaaaagtatgaataaaagtcatagtatagtatgtggtccaaaaccatgaaataaaagtcatagtatagcatgtcaaaataATTTCATGAAAAGTATTAGTAGCATAGTATTTCGGAAAgtttcatgaaaaaagtcacagtacagtgagtcaaacatttttcatgaattagtcatagtatagcttgTCTGAAAATTTcatggaaaaagtcatagtataatatgttggaaaatgtcatgaaaatagtcctagtatagtatgtcataacaATTTCA is from Epinephelus moara isolate mb chromosome 7, YSFRI_EMoa_1.0, whole genome shotgun sequence and encodes:
- the LOC126393480 gene encoding collagen alpha-1(XXVIII) chain-like, which encodes MFPSSTLVLLVTALTSIWAQDLYEERKSNKKSRVKLQAANIHDGQAILDEDCSLELSFLLDSSESAKDNHEQEKQFTMNVVDRLQGARLQTGRSLSFRVALLQYSSHVITEQTFRDWKGTENFKTRISPIIYIGHGTYTTYAITNMTRIYLEESSPGSIKVAVLLTDGISHPRNPDIFSAVADAKNQGIKFFSLGITRTAKEPANVAQLRLLASSPASRFLHNLQDEDIVEKIVTEITGLADEGCPLAQRCACEKGERGPSGPAVSI